Proteins from a single region of Mytilus trossulus isolate FHL-02 chromosome 2, PNRI_Mtr1.1.1.hap1, whole genome shotgun sequence:
- the LOC134705397 gene encoding perlucin-like protein: protein MWIVALLYITLGVVCSICPPEWHTHNSNCYLFSKEVLSWDGAQDYCQEFGGYLTEITTREENSFIEQTSKQNYHPNRTAHGKYLYGYWTGGKEDLTHKYWYWGGSGQKFTFTDWSPGEPSNRVENCMHINSNEGFKWNDYTCTRHEYFICEKSQSISGQGVVG, encoded by the exons ATGTGGATTGTTGCATTACTTTACATTACATTAg GCGTAGTTTGTTCCATTTGCCCTCCAGAATGGCACACACACAACAgcaattgttatttatttagcAAAGAAGTCCTTTCATGGGATGGCGCACAG GATTATTGCCAAGAATTCGGAGGTTACTTGACTGAAATAACAACGAGGGAGGAAAACAGTTTCATTGAACAAACGTCAAAACAGAACTATCACCCAAACCGTACAGCGCACGGGAAATACCTATATG GATACTGGACCGGAGGCAAAGAAGACCTGACTCATAAATATTGGTATTGGGGTGGTAGTGGACAAAAGTTCACGTTTACTGACTGGTCCCCTGGTGAACCAAGTAATAGAGTAGAAAACTGCATGCATATAAATTCGAATGAAGGATTCAAATGGAATGATTATACGTGCACACGGCATGAGTATTTTATTTGCGAGAAGAG tcagTCAATTTCGGGCCAAGGTGTAGTAGGATAA
- the LOC134707998 gene encoding uncharacterized protein LOC134707998 → MAFHGNDDFAKRILQNEIAASAFEAAQRPLTESIRRNPDAALALRLQKREVQTPLPSYIDDEHSAVIALQLQEQEHLEQELHDAEVAQRLAGGDGNGWQRQNGNGRVPQLNEALQSMHGQRPSNQMNFGRSVRGPSMMGTLPSTPGLHVFGPGTLIGSSSDDTEIDGEPSILTQPRQRLQHNRRGLDQNPFQRNIRAEENDQRPDIDPSILPQPRHRLQQNRRGPDQNRFQRNTRTDENGHRPDLPPLPSMFRLRANRDDMSDFNQEQRHDIMQPPIQRNPHDLFGGLRPRLVPHGGNYRNHIQNRDHRIPIRGDDIDVDDYEALWELQERNGDVRSKGMTGEQIGRIPCHKFKSTPGLNKTFKSDKNSCSICLNEYKDGESIKTLPCFHSYHKTCIDKWLKSQAVCPVCRGNIKTN, encoded by the exons ATGGCCTTTCATGGCAATGATGATTTTGCAAAACGGATTCTTCAGAATGAAATTGCTGCATCTGCATTTGAAGCTGCTCAGAGACCTTTAACCGAAAGTATCAGGAGAAATCCTGATGCTGCTTTAGCATTAAGACTTCAAAAAAGAGAAGTCCAGACACCGTTACCTTCATATATTGACGACGAACACAGTGCAGTTATTGCATTGCAGTTACAAGAACAAGAACATCTCGAGCAAGAGCTCCACGATGCAGAGGTTGCCCAAAGATTAGCAGGAGGTGATGGGAATGGATGGCAAAGGCAAAACGGGAATGGACGAGTTCCCCAGCTAAATGAGGCATTACAAAGCATGCATGGACAAAGGCCAAGCAATCAG atgAATTTTGGTAGATCAGTTCGTGGGCCATCTATGATGGGAACGCTTCCATCCACTCCAGGGCTTCATGTGTTCGGTCCTGGTACATTAATAGGCAGCAGTTCAGACGATACAG AAATAGATGGAGAGCCCTCCATACTTACTCAACCAAGACAAAGACTGCAACACAATAGAAGAGGACTGGACCAAAACCCATTCCAGAGGAATATTAGGGCAGAGGAAAACGACCAGAGACCAGATATAGATCCCTCAATACTTCCCCAACCAAGACATAGACTGCAACAAAATAGAAGAGGTCCGGATCAAAATCGATTCCAGAGGAATACTCGGACAGATGAAAACGGTCATAGACCGGATCTACCGCCTTTGCCAAGCATGTTTCGGCTGAGAGCAAATAGAGATGATATGTCGGATTTCAACCAAGAACAGCGACACGACATAATGCAACCCCCAATTCAGAggaat cCACATGATCTATTTGGAGGATTAAGACCTAGGTTAGTGCCCCATGGTGGTAATTACAGGAATCACATTCAGAACCGTGATCACAGAATTCCTATCAGGGGTGATGATATAGATGTTGATGATTATGAG GCCTTATGGGAGTTACAAGAAAGAAATGGTGATGTGCGTAGTAAAGGAATGACGGGAGAACAAATAGGACGAATACCTTGTCACAAATTCAAATCAACACCAGGactaaataaaacttttaaaagtgaTAAAAATTCATGTAGTATATGCCTAAATGAATACAAAGATGGAGAAAGTATAAAAACGTTGCCGTGTTTTCATTCTTATCATAAAACATGCATAGATAAATGGTTAAAG agtCAAGCTGTGTGTCCAGTTTGCAGaggaaatatcaaaacaaattaa
- the LOC134708001 gene encoding perlucin-like protein yields MDIGVLLCITLGLVCPPDWEHHDNSCYYFSNDTLPWDGAQDYCQEFGGYLAELTTTDENNYIEHMSKHYYHPNSTAQGDYIYGYWTGGVKNRTDGYWYWNGSGQKITLFNWAKPEPNDLAGKENCIHINSNEGFKWNDYVCAQNEYFICEKRQARYCPEVIG; encoded by the exons atggacaTTGGTGTTCTACTTTGCATAACTTTAG GCCTAGTTTGTCCGCCGGACTGGGAACACCATGACAACAGCTGTTATTACTTTAGTAACGATACCCTTCCATGGGATGGCGCACAG GACTATTGTCAAGAATTTGGAGGTTACTTGGCTGAATTAACAACCACAGATGAAAACAATTACATAGAACACATGTCGAAACACTACTATCATCCAAACAGTACCGCACAAGGGGATTATATTTAtg GATACTGGACCGGAGGGGTAAAAAACCGGACAGATGGCTATTGGTATTGGAACGGTAGTGGACAAAAGATCACGTTATTTAACTGGGCTAAACCTGAACCAAATGACCTTGCCGGAAAAGAAAACTGCATTCatataaattcaaatgaagGGTTCAAATGGAATGATTATGTGTGCGCACAGAATGAGTATTTCATTTGCGAGAAAAG acaagCACGTTACTGCCCAGAAGTAATAGGATAA